One part of the Gossypium raimondii isolate GPD5lz chromosome 1, ASM2569854v1, whole genome shotgun sequence genome encodes these proteins:
- the LOC128043111 gene encoding uncharacterized protein LOC128043111, with product MKLDIERFNDYTNFSLWQVRITTILVRKGLKKVIIEKKLENLDQSKWDELDEKALFAIQFCITNASVYISYGRRYSIRAHISEFVSLNGLKNIKVQIDDEDQVMLLLYSLPHSYKSFRETLIYGRDKLSFEEVNGNLLNKGKLDNEFGSDSSSG from the exons atgaagCTTGATATCGAGAGGTTCAATGACTAtacaaattttagtttatgGCAAGTTCGGATTACGACAATTCTAGTTCGGAAAGGCCTGAAAAAGGTCATTATTGAGAAAAAGCTCGAAAATCTAGATCAATCAAAATGGGATGAGCTTGATGAGAAGGCTCTGTTTGCAATTCAATTCTGCATCACTAATG CGTCTGTATACATTTCGTATGGGAGAAGATACTCTATTAGGGCTCATATCAGTGAGTTTGTTTCTCTGAATGGTTTAAAGAACATCAAGGTTcagattgatgatgaagatcaagtcATGCTATTATTGTACTCTTTACCCCATTCTTATAAGTCTTTCAGGGAAACCCTAATTTATGGGAGAGACAAGCTTTCATTCGAGGAAGTGAATGGAAACTTGTTAAACAAAGgaaaactcgacaatgagtttggttcagATAGCAGTTCAGGTTGA